The nucleotide window tcgtgcaaatatatatatttttaatcaagattaaaaaaatatgtatttgcAGGCCTCAAATAAATTATccctaaaaattttgaaacaaaatccCAACCCTTCATTTATTTAACTTCAAGATAGAGTTTTATGCTCCTTCAAGGTTGAATGCAATCTGAACTAAAATTGAACAGAATGAGATCAAATGAAAGATTAAACTCTTTTTTAACAAAGCAAATTAAGTTCAAACCGATTTGaatacttaaattaaaattgacttaaatcaaattcaaattaaattgttttttaactgAATTCAAATATCAACTCATTACTCTTGAATTGATTCTATCAAATTGGAAACAATCCCGAATTAGCCCTTATCTAGCATCAAATCCAACCATATACTTTTCTATGAAAAGGTAAATGAAAagggtttttttattattatttattatttcaatatcaaCTTTGCATTgcttagattaaaaataaatttattcatgaaacttatttattcattttctagATGAATGAAATATGTCCAATAACACAAATCCTAAACCTTCTccattaaaatttcaataaaaaaacacCCATTTAgagtatctaattagataattagatgattttaaattaaataacaaaccATATAATAACGCATCATCtagatatctaattaaatatttaaaacaggGTTACATTGCCCTTAAAATTATCCACAGAGAGATAATAAATATGGGTAAAAGCATCTGCAATACAAAAGGAAATCACAAAGTTCTTGCAGTAGCTGGGCAACATTTACAGATCTTACTTACACAAAAGGGTAATTTGATTCAACAAACTTTGGTCATCCCCAAACTTTGTCTTGCTTGTTTAAATGAAAAGGAATATGCATCCATATAATATCAAGAACTTAAAATTGAGTTTCCTGAATCTCACAAAAAAGATACTGAACTTAACTGCCTTACAGCACCCGATTCTGCATCGTCACTGACTCACTAGCATCAAAATCAAGCATATGCAATTTGTGCCGAGCAACCATCCACGACTATATGCAAATTTAATACCATATGCAGTTGCTAGATATCAACACAAAATCTGGAATTTCTACATGGTTGGAGTAAAACCCCGGTCTACCATAGTATATCAGCAAGTAACATTTCGAAACTGACAATAAGACCACAACCTACGAAGAGTTTGAATGAGAATTAACCAGTCAGGTGTATTGTTGCCGTCTCATGTATGTGTCTTCATGTACAAAAACAGGATCTTGGGAGGTCGGCGGTGGGAATTGGGGGTGTCCCATAGCTATGCCACCTTGAGGACCAGAAGAGTTGCCCCATTGATTGGAAGTAGTATTCTTCACAGAATTTAAGGTGAGATAATAGAGTATTCCAAGGGCAACGCTTGCAAGGGAGAGGACAGCACCACCAGCAAACACTCCAGGTTTCACGACATAGCAATAGTAAGTGCCAAAGTACATACCCTCTTCGCCATGTTGATCATTGAGTGCTGCACCCGTAAGCAACAAAAGAAATGCTATAACAAATGTGAACCTGCAAAAGCATGCCCATTCATCGATATGAGATGCATATATTTAACAGGTTAAGTAAAACCGTATCACATACCAAGGAAACAATTTAAACACAGGATATAGGCATAAGTAATCTTTTGAATTCACGTCAGGTCTTAGAACttgtgaaaattttgacaacTTTAGAATATCAATTAAAATGGCACAAAACCAACACAATTAAGCAAAATAATAGTTTCCCAAAATGGAAACAACATTGTTGTGTAAGAACCATTATCTCATAACCTTTCACCTTTGTTATCAGTTGCGGAGGATACATTAAATGCCTCTAATATCAGGTATGACATTTTTGTTCAAAGTTAATGTTCTAACTGATAGGAAAAGGTAACAAAACGGAAATCTGATTTCCTGTAGATTCAGAAGGGTATTCACCAGTAAAGAGGAAATACAAGGAAGATGATTTAAAGTAGAAAATGGTATATACTTGTTGAAAAGTAAAAGAACAAATATACATAGAGAAGCACGAATCATACTTGTATCAGCTTAGGCTCGAAGATGAGAAGTTGTAAACATGAAAAAGAGGTTACTGTGCATATCTATTTCAAGTAGAGAGATCTCTCTcataacaaacaaaacaaacacaaactgCATTCATACAATGTAGTTATTTTCTACCCATTGCCATAGTTGTATTATGCTGTTGAATGCACTatatttttctctaattaaCTCTTCAACATCTCAATCATATTGCACAAGCCACAGAGTAGATATTGGGACCAGGAACAATTTCATCTCTCCCCAGGCCAAGGGAAGTGTGTTTGGTTCTGGAAAGAGAATTGTGCACCGACAAAATagtgataatatgttatcacaATGGCCAAAGTTCAATTTGGAAGGTTCCACATGCTTTTATAAAGCATAAAAAGGGTTCAACTTGAGACAAATAAATTCTAATATTGTTCAAAAGACCTCCTTCTCTCCTTCTATCTCTACCCCTCTCCTAGGTTACTCTATCATTATACTGACCTCTTTGTCTACACATATTTCTTCCTCTATCTCTCACAAACCCTCCCTTTTTTATCATCAGAATTTTCCTTCTTTAGTATTGatacactaattttttataagaaaattaattcaaaataataaagggaaaaaagtaaacaaaaacaGTCACTCAAATTGGCTCAACCACACCAATAACAATAAATTGTTTCAACTATTTTGTAATGGATGATTGATctcaactatttcccacctcaGAAGACCATAATGTAGATTACATCATTTTGGTCCATACTATGATTCTCCATAAGGATTTTGGCATCGTCTAAGCTATATTGATCTCAAAGAATTTTGGAACAACAAATGTCTTAAAAAGTCCTTGAAACTGCAAAGCTTGCTCATAGTATGATCAGTAGCAATGCAAAGAACAATATAATCTCaaacaaattgatttaaaattaatcaaattggtGCACCAATAATATGTACCATAACTAGCACTAGTCAACAAAGTCATGATTCAATTGAGCAAGCAAATAGCGGTGAAAAGACAAGAAATGCACAGTGCTAATACAATAATGCAATATTGATAGACGACAAGCGACAATAGTATCATTTCCAATAAGGTCAATATGAAGTCATGCAAGAGAATAAGGtggaaggaaaataaaatgaacaatatgTGAGTTGGCTCAATGATAgtgaaaatcttgaaaaatcaacGTATAACTTGTGTTATAGTTACTGTTCACACAATTTTcattagaaaacaaaattaatggaAATCTCAGGTTTTTCATGCACAATAATAAAGAGTTTTGCATGCAGTGCATAGAAAACActcatttcatattaaatggGCCAAAACACAAATGTAAGCATGAGTTGCAAACACAGTTACATTGGTAAAGGGCTAAAAAGTATCTAATGGAAGGAACAGattgaagaaacaaaaagaaaaaggaagaaaagtgTGTGGAATGTTACACTCAAATTCAATGGCCGAACAAAGATATAAATAaacacaagtgagagattaaaAAAGTTTGATCAGGAAGTAGTGCTTGAGATTTACCAAGAAACAACGAAACAGACCAAAGCTATCGTCCAATTAGATTGTGAAGGATGAGGGCCTCGTCTGCAACAAATACACCCAGTGGCAACGTTTATAGTAATTTGGGCTATCATAAGAGACACTGCTGCAGTTAAACCAAGACCAAGAGCGGGACTCCTGGGGTATGAACATTGAGTACCATTGCTAATATCAACTTCAGAACCCTGCAAACCAAAGAACACAAACCACATTAGTATTGAAGTAAGCTACAAACACAATACAATTCAAGCCTTGGTTTCATTATGACCAAAAAAAAGCATTTGATGTTGATTAAATCTAAAGATCAGCAACCTTAGCCCTTCTCCAAAAGTGAAACTCTGATCACATCTAGATAAAATTAAATGCTAACAAGATTTCCATTCCCAATTCTTCTTCGATAAGACAATAGTCAACTATTGCCACCTCGAAACCGaggacaaaaagaaagaaaaattgagaGACCTTAGTCTCTCAGATATTGAATTTACATTTTATACTGTAGCAGTGCAAGGAAAACAAAGAAGACCTGACAAAGTTAAAACTTTCTTTTGGGCAGAATTGAATggtatataaatacaaagataACTAACACAAAGTTTAAATGATTGATAGGTAGTACTTCAAATCaataaactatattaaaaaaataaataattaagaaaatttaagaatcTATGATGACATCCTacaaatgaagaaagaagaagatgagaacACTGTTTGTAAAAAGGGTGGACGAGAGCATTATATCAAGGGATCCTTTGATAAAGCAGGCAAGCAATAAAGAGATGCAGCAAAAGAAAGAGTAAAGAATTTGAGAATGCATAGGGATATTTAAGGACGTTAGTTGGAAAACAACCAAAACTTGGTAGATTTTTATAACTTAGCAGCACTATAATCCCATAGCAGCCTGAAATTAACTTTATTTACCATAAGTTCTGTTCAAATATATAGAAAAACCAAATCTATGCAGCAGAACGCCGCACATAATTCAGATTTTCatagaaaatttcaataagaAGAATTCTCATATATTGTTCCTAGCACATACTCCAAAtgttctcaatttttttttttacctgatTCTAACAGGACAAGTTCAATATTATATAAGTTGAAAGTTATAttgtcttttgtttttggtttctggcaagaaaataataaacaaactcCACCTAATTCAATATCAATCACTCAcgatattaattaaagtttCTTTTCCTCAGAGGCCcctcaaaattaaaatttcaccagaaaatatttatttattttccatttccTACCTTGTTCTTTCTTCCCAAACAGAACAAGCAACTAGCcaacaaaatattaacaattttcttctctttccctCATTTTTTAACAGCAACCAAACATGGGTTTGTGATTAAATCCtcaaaagaaagaagatgaaacaaAACAGACGACAAGAAACAACAATTTGAAACATACCCAGATGACAAAAATAAGATCTAAactacaaaaatgaaaaaaaaaacactttattttaaaaaaaagtttctcACCTTGATCCTTGTAGCTTCTGCACCAAAACCAGTAGCAGCTGATAAAAGCCCCAAGAAGCCAACGAAACTGCACACAATAATCGCTTTTCTctccatttctctctctttctcaatgAAAGCTTGAAGCTTTGGCTCTCTTTCGTGCTAAAATTTAGGTGCTTTTGTCTGAAGATGAAACGTAAAGTTTGGTAAGGAACTGCTGAGTGCAGGTGTTGCGTGCAAATGGGAATTATTATGTCTCAGTCATGAGGGCATCTTCGGGATATCACATCGGAATTTTGTGttggataaagtttgatttgatattagAAGAAGGACACACTTATTATCGCTTacggataaaaaaaaaaaagagaaaagcacTATTTCTTACCCaagtttttgatgaaatttaaataatagtAATAGTTAAAAACTCTAAACTTTCATTTATCATCTATCTTGTgttaacttattttattaaaaataaaagtaaaataatcattttattttttatattaaaaagatatataaaacttattacttttttccttcaaattttaaaaactaacaatttcacttttctaaagtttttaaactttgaaaagtaatattttcaccctcaaacctagggttttcatatttttcaaactttagccaccccctaaaacttttaaaaataacagttttattctcactcttcaacttcaattTTTGACATCTCTTCTAATGCTCTCTCCAACCTTCTCCTTCTTCTAAACCGATGGTAGATGATCTGATGAATAGATGACGTGAGATGACATCTCTTCGTCTCACCACTTACCATCGACTCAGAAAAAGGTGGAGGCTAGAGAGGACATTGGAAAAAATGTCAAAAGCTGAAATTGAAGAGTGAGAAcgaaactgtttttttttttaagttttgggAGGTAACtgtagtttgaaaaatatagaaacactAGGTTTGacggtgaaaatgttactttttaaagtttaaaaactttaggcaaagatgaaattgttagtttctaaaatttgagaggaaaaaaaaatttatatctttttaatataaacaataaaattatcattttacccttatttctaacaaaaaaaaaattaataaaagttggGTCATGgataaaaatttaggtttttgattttgaattttagttaaaatttgagtgaaaaatatcttttttcccaaaaaaaaaaaggctaatcACCATATCCCCCCTTGAGGTTCCATTAATTGTCAAGAGGACTAAAAGGTTCGCCTCATCCTCCCTTGAGCAAAAGGATTATGATTCTATTGTCAATTTACTTATTTACCCTTAGTGACGAGAAGAAGTGAAGATTATATACAATAGAGTAATACTTGCATTTTGAGAATTGACACCTATAAAACACAAACATTGAcgtgttattataatatttaataatttttaattataaaaatataattatcttatctatatttcaaaatcattcaatcatatgatgatatatcaatatttatattatatcaattcaataaaactatgtgtacttattttgaatacacaaatatacacatatttatatgtatcatcatataattaagtgattttgagttaaaaataaaataatactcaatcagaTAATGAAATGTATAAGTTGGTAtgtatttgtgtatccaaaataagAATGAGATGGAAACTATAGCTATTCATATGTTCATTCAATCAATTCTTGTGCTATATACATACATGACATAATGTATTagacaaatatatatgtgaTGATACGTATAAGTGAATATGCATATATAAAGCACAAGATAGAAAGAGCTATTAACCCATTTTCAGCAtcatacaaattaaattaacttgttttttcaAGTGCTTCTCGGATTCTCCAATTAATGGTAGATGGCATGTAATTCTGAAAGACATCCATGGTTACAGAAACAACAATTGTGGACAGAGGACATAGCAGTTATTCATCCACTCATTCAATCAGTTCATGTGCTTTATACATGCATTCATAGATGACATGATTTATCATATAGATGTGTAGATACTGCAGTACACCTCACTCATCCAAGACTTTTTCAGATTATGTAAACATAGTTTTAGTGAAGTTTATGAGAATCAAAGGGCAGCAAATTGAGAAAGAATTGCATGCAACGCACACTGATGACCACTCCACCTCCAGACTTTTGGCCCAAGGTGAGGCCAAGTGGCTTGTCAACCTCAACCTCAGTAGTCTTTGAAGCCACAGCAGTTCTTGCTGTAATCTCAAGGCCTCTACTTTCATTGATTAAACCGCTCTTTCTTGCTGCTTTGAAAAGATCTGAGATTCCCCCTTCAGCTTCCTGAAGAGATGCACCTTGGAATGTGCTTTTCTGCAACAATTCATATACAATTCCTTAATCTGTTTCTAAAAGGAAGTTAATTATTGTTGTATAGTGGTAATCCAAATTCTATAATAGTTTATCCGAATTCTGGAAGGGGTGGTCGATCCAATCCCTCTGCTACCATCACAAATTTCATATGGGATGTGAGGGTTTCACCTCTTGGTATGGACATTTCAAAATACCACGGTCTATTTCACTTGGGTACTTAGATCACTCTTTGTGCAACCCAACTACTTTTTGTTACCATGCACTAATGTAAATTTGTAATGTACACAATAAACAATTTTTGGGGACCTAAGGTTAGCTCAAAGAGAATCTCCGAAAGAGTGTTAAAAAATATCCGAtaactaaactgaaaaataaagtatttgaaaaattagtttggatattggtttaaaaatattaaaaaaaaacatttgtcaattttataattagtttgtccattttttaaaactagttaactgaactttaaaaaattgaataaaaacttaataaaatattaaataaatttttaaaaaattataaaaaaaataaaataggataatcttttaaaatttggtttaaaagcGTTTAACCGAAAATTCATGAATTAGTGTTTTTGGTTTAGTTCAAAATTCgttaatctttaaattgattcgattttagtttatgattttCTTCAAACCCAAATTTTGGTTCggttcaaaaaattatcaaaccgGTTTTAAACACTTGAGTGTCCCTTTTTCATAAAATCGCTTTGCCAATATTTTGAACCGAACCGAATTTTCGGTTTGGAAAAAatcatgaaccgaaaccgaatCGGTTTAAAGATTAACCGATTTTAAACCGAaccgaaaatatcaattaatcgAACCGAAATTTCGGTTAACCgatttttgaaccaaatttaaaaaaattatcatattttattattttttctaattttttgaaaatatattcaatattttattaatattttattcaattttttaaaaaccggtTCGGTTCGGTTAACCGATTTTCAAAATTAGGCAAACCAGTAACCGAACCGAAAAttcggtttatatatatttttgaaccggTATCCGAAccgatttttcaaataacctatttttcggtTCGGTTTTCGGTTTAAAAATCGGTTCGATTCGGTTAccggataattttgaacacccctaagTGCAAGTAAGGAAGCGTGTGGTTATGAATGCATACATGGGAGGGTTGCATCTGccctcaatttttttaaaaaataaaattgcaggTGGGTTGATTCTGAGAATTTGGTTAAGAGGAAGTAAAATTctttggttattttattttttattatttatattaaaattttaataattttttattatcaataataatataataaataatataaaagataatctaattattattttcatcttaagaattaaaatactaataaggtaatcttaattttattataattatatttttatttattaatttttttaagtaaaaataattttattttcaattaatataaaaaatgtgttagAATAATTACACctaaaggtatttaagtaaaataatatatttgtgttcttttattaatttttaccaaacataataattatttatatttatccatttttatcaaattttatcaaatataataataatttatatcagtAACCTGAACGTAAtcttatcttcaagataatatttcaattttaataataaaatattttccaaattaaacatcctttagtttttttaaatatgctAATGAGCCtcccttcaattttttttttttaaaatatagagtTCTCATGTCCCCACCACTACAgaggatatcaatccccatccTTAGTTTATCCCCGTTACAGAAATGACAAtgattctttatcttttttcccataaaaaaaaaactcctccTTATCCTCATTGGGAAAAACCCCCTACCCGTATCTACGAGAAAAAATTCATTCCTCATACCCTTTAAATATAATGTAAGTatatcaaataacaaaattaaataaaattaaaatcaacccactatttta belongs to Mangifera indica cultivar Alphonso chromosome 2, CATAS_Mindica_2.1, whole genome shotgun sequence and includes:
- the LOC123198603 gene encoding uncharacterized protein LOC123198603 is translated as MERKAIIVCSFVGFLGLLSAATGFGAEATRIKGSEVDISNGTQCSYPRSPALGLGLTAAVSLMIAQITINVATGCICCRRGPHPSQSNWTIALVCFVVSWFTFVIAFLLLLTGAALNDQHGEEGMYFGTYYCYVVKPGVFAGGAVLSLASVALGILYYLTLNSVKNTTSNQWGNSSGPQGGIAMGHPQFPPPTSQDPVFVHEDTYMRRQQYT